In the genome of Fusarium poae strain DAOMC 252244 chromosome 1, whole genome shotgun sequence, the window CGGATGAGTCCTCGAACCTTGTGCTGGAGAGGTACttttgttgggtgattttcgaggcgtaagtcctgaagtatacatataaaatcaACTCGCTGGAGAGGTACAAGCTGCCTCCGCTGCAGATACTTTCGGATTAAACGAATAGTCAGAAACGTAGACCCAGCAAATGTCCCTGTTTTGAAAGCTACCGACAGTGGTGAATTGGGCAAGGCGAAGGCGACTGCAAGACAGAAGACCGTACTAAAGGTGTCAGCAGGGAATGGTCGATGGCGGAGGACTTACCATGAAAGTATGTCTGGAGACACTAAACTCGCAAGAGgtttctctttcttgatgatttcttCAATGATATTTTCGAGAACTTTGAGCTCTTGAATAGCGCTAGTAGAGATGTCCTTCAATAGCAATATTTTTGATGTCTCCTTTGAGGCCCTATCTACGATTTCAAAGTCAGTAGGTTGATTGTAGTCAAACAATTGTCTGAGAATACCGGAGAGACCAGGAAGACGGTCTTCGCTTGAGTGCCGGTTGAGGAAGTCGAAATAGTGTCTCAGATGACTGTTTGTATACCGACGGTGAATCTCAAATTCTTCAAAGACACCACTGTCGTCGCGAGCTGGTAGAGTCATGGTGGACAGTATTTCTGTGATTCTAGGTTGTCAGGTTGTAAAGGAAACCTTTTTTGGAGACCAGTGTGCATCACAAAGGATTCGAGCAATGACCACTTGCCAAAGCAAAAACATATGTTGGTTTGAGGTGACAGTGAATTCTTTATCGTCAAATGTGATTGGTTCTTTTGAAGACAATGCGAAGTGGCGTTGTTAGATTCGTTGGTGCAACAGGCACAACTGAAATCATGTATCCATTTAATGGCTACTGTTGAAACTACTGGTTAAGATTACACTTGCTATAGgcaattatttatatttacttagatagttattatataatatatttatataatatttattaatccttagagaaagcctttaattaagcttaaaacttcttattaaacttaaaataattatataaataattaatattttaaaattctaataattctaattaattttattattttaattattataattaaataaataattaattatttattataaattattaaatagtttaaatatttttataatataaataattatttttaaatttataatttaaaatatataattatttaattatattatctctaaaaatacttttttttatattaataatttaattttttaatttaacttttaatataaagtattaaattattttttttctatagaatttaattaatataatttaatttaataaaatataaaaaaattaaaatttaataattaaattaaattaatataatattaaacttattattatatatattattaattttaatatttttaagttttttttaattaaaaattaattaatatagatttttagcttattttttattattaattaatataataattaatttttctttattattatattaattattatttttataaattaaagccttaaaattattatttataaagttaaagcttatttaataaaatatatttatatagattattaataattaattattattatataaataattaattaaaataacttatatattatattagttttaaatattaatattaataatttctttatttttattattatattataaaaaaaagagaattttttactatttatttaaagcttatattcttatataaagtgtcacagctcgaagtcagaccaacctaccctagagccacaagtggatcagatcacgtggcgatagcgttatcgccgtaaccttagttagaccgccagtcagatcctgaacgtagctccttgagctacgtcttgttaatagagcctgacctgcctgcagtgcctatccgtagcaatagaacctattacgcccgaagcgttccctgtccacccgtaccgccggactcagcccgtgacactacgtagctcctaaccgttggacaccgaacgcgatgtctgcccgcccgctcccgcccttcctgccggacagcgtcgagtcattccgtgaccatgccccggaacacctagacgattggttcgaatacttccggaacgtttatacctacgccgagaacgcccagaaccgtatatcccagctggagaatgagacccagaacatgaaggataaacatcaaggactcgaacaatccctgcaacaaatcaccactgagcgtaactttgcccgagcccagctcgagtacactgagcaacaacacgagaaggccctaaagaggaaggacgacgacatcttcgaggcccgcctcgccgaacgtcgcgccctcgatgccacccgacctaccgtacctactatccgtgaaccccccgagactagcgctcccgctgagcttcgtgtagcgactcctatgggaacgactcctccgccttcttcccgatctaccgaatcaaccagtcttaccgaacgattacccgaccctgacaagtttgagggcgaacggagcgacctacgccgtttcgtctcccagatacactcaaaactaaaagctaaccacgaccgattcccgacacgcctcgcccgaatgtcctatgtaactggccgtcttaagggacgcgcctatgcacaagtcctaccgcacattaaagctggtgaatgccaactccccgactaccaggatattatcgatctactagaacgcgcttttggagacccgaaccggatcaataatgcccgcgccgaattattccgccttcgccagactcacaaggatttcagcaccttcttcgccgagttccaacgcctcgcgctggaaggagaaatgtcagaagaggccctccctaccctgttggaacaagctgtctcccgagaactacgcggaatgcttatacacaacccaccgcctagctataaatatcacgacctagccaccttcctacaagaattggaaaaccgacgacgccgcttcgcagcggagccacagcctgcgtcacgaaagacgaatatgccgctgaaggagtacccccagacactccgaaagaagtccccatcgcctcgtagagggagaagcccccccgaaaaccgccaaccagccggagaacctatggacctcagcaatcagcgccgctataaccgccctaaccaacgacgggagaacaaccagtgcttccgttgcggttcagccaaccactacctccgcgactgtcccgaacctgacacacgtccaaccaggctccgtcaagccaccttcgcttatagccccaaccgcaccagccagcccccgtctccacactcgcctacatccagccgcgccagttcccgccgatctagacactcccgaggacgccaggaaaacggggtgagcctgtcttaagtcggcgccaggctcccctccccgcacctactgtaccgaagattaaactgtccgccgcctccgttcatggaatcccgattgagaacgagaacaaccaacgttcgaacctgatgatactgcctgccagcctcaatgtggccggaagagaaccaattccgtcttacgctatgaccgatagcggagcggaaggaaaagggtttatcgacgagagctgggctaagtcccagaacctgaagtttagacccctgaagagaaccttcgagattgaagtgttcgacgggcgacctgccgagagcgggaaggtcgcctactacgtccgcgccggactccgcattgccgatcacgagcagaagagcatgatcttctacgtgacccagctagccagctaccctattgtcctgggaatgccttggctaaagcaacacgacccgcaggtgggcttcgcggcccacacgttcacatttaacagcccgtactgccagaaattctgcaacaccccaaccaagcctacaaggattaaggctttacagaccgtcccgaagaagttcatgcgccagatgaaagggagtatcccaccagccttggagggaaaggatatcctcccggtttccctgcgaaccgcccgaatatacagccagaaggaccgttaccgcctcttcaccgtcaccctgaagcaactggactacctgcttaagcctgagccagaggcattcgtgctgccggaagaacttcgagagttccaggacgttttctcgcctaaggaggcagagaagctaccaccgcaccgatctggagaccaccacatcgagctaaccccaggaggaaaactgccgtttggacccttgtatggaatgtcccggaacgaactgacagccctacgagagtggctagacgagaatctgcgtaaaggattcatccgcccaagctcgtcgcctgtagcctccccggtactattcgtcaagaaacccggcggtggtctacgcttctgcgtggactaccgagccctgaataatattacggttaaggaccgctacccgctcccccctgatcaaagaatccctgaataacctgtctggtatgaaatacttctcccgtattgacatcgtatcggccttcaataatctgcgtatcaaggaaggccaggagtacctgacagcattccgcacccgattcggattatatgagtcactggttatgcccttcggcctaacaggagcccccgcgaccttccagcggtacattaatgatgcgctgagggaatacctggatatattctgcactgcgtacctggacgatatcctgatctatagccggacccgagaagaacatgtcgagcaattaaagatggtgcttgaaaaactgagagctgccgggttattcgcaaacccagccaaatgcgaattcatggttacggaaaccaagttcctaggccttatcgtgggacgagacggcatccgaatggaccctgcaaagatcgaaactgttaagaactggcaaaccccgacctgcctgacagatgtacaagctttcacaggatttgcgaacttctacaggaggttcatccgtgacttctctaagcttacagccccgttgaaccacctgacaaagaaagacgtaccgttcgtctgggacgaaacctgcgaaaaggctttccgagacttgaagggagccttcacatcagcaccgatcttacgccccttcgattggacgaaggacgtaatcctggagacagacgcctctgactatgtatccgccggtgtgctgtcgcaatacgacgatgacggaaggctgcacccggtagccttcttctccaagaagcatacgtccacggaatgcaactacgagatctacgataaggaactcatggccattattcgctgcttcgaagaatggagacccgaactggaggggcaccctcaccgataaaagtgatcacggatcacaagaacctggagtactttacgacgacgaagttacttaaccgacgacaagcccgctggtctgagttcctgtcccgatttaatttccagatcacatatcgacctgggaaacagggagttaaacccgatgccctgaccaggaggtcagaagacctccctaaagagggggatgagcgcttagcgcaccaaagccaggtggtactaaagaaagagaactggcaacttccgccgctacgagtccagagagcccgcatccgccacccactacaacagaaccaacccgcaccaacacccgaggagccgtcactctcaatagagctaccagaagagatcgaccgcttgctgaacgaaggataccagaccgatgaagacctgcagtcgatactacaagccctcaggaccgacgcaccgcgacacccgaagattacgcttgcagagtgcaagatcgtccaggaacgactgttgtaccgggaccgcatctatatcccgagccacgacgccctcaagaccgccctgctgaaagcctgccacgaacaccctatagcaggacacccaggtcgtgcccgcacttatgacctgctttcccgggattactactggcccggaatgttggcctacatcgaacaatgggttaagaactgccatacgtgtcgaagagccaacccagcccgagaagcgaagcaaggtgtgctgaaacccttgcctatccccgaacgagcctggcaacatgtgtcaatggattttatcacacatctgccgcccagcgaaggaaatgacgccatcctgattatagcctgccgcctgaccaagatgagacatatcatcgcatgcaaaggaacctgcgatgccgaagacgcagcccattactacctgaaggaagtgtggaagctacatgggctcccacagactatagtatcggaccggggaccccagttcgtagcggagttctggcagaagctcaccaaacaactgtcgatcagctcgctactatccaccgcttaccaccctgagaccgacggacagactgaacgcctgaacgctgtgttggaacagtacctgcgagcctacgtgtcatacctacaggacgactggaaccgatggctccccctggccgagttcgcagcgaactccctgaaatccgaaaccaccggcgtatctccgttctttgcaaactatggattccacccgcgaatgggctttgaacccacgattacagtcagaggaaccccagccactagagacgcagaacagttcgcaaagacgatgaacgacatcctagagcacctgagatcagaaagcattgccgcacaagcccgttacgaagcccaagcgaaccgacacagacgacctgcccgacgataccaagtaggggactcagtgtggctagacgccaggaatatcaagacccttaggccacagaagaaactagactggaagaacatcggcccgttgaagatcggcaaggtcatctccccgtacgcctatcgactggaactgcccgccagcatgaagatacaccccgtgtttcacacgagcctgctaaagccagctgccaccaatccgctgcccggtcagaacgtagacccgccaccgccagtagaagccgaaggagtggaagagtgggaggttgaagacattgtggattcccgatgggacagacgaggccgaggaggccgccccaggctgaagtatactgtgaaatgggccggatatgcagacccaacagaagtccctgctgcttacgtggagaatgctgcagagatcgtggcgaacttccacaggagataccctgacaagcccggaccacagtagcccgtctcggcagagctcgatgctaaagaggggggcactgtcacagctcgaagtcagaccaacctaccctagagccacaagtggatcagatcacgtggcgatagcgttatcgccgtaaccttagttagaccgccagtcagatcctgaacgtagctccttgagctacgtcttgttaatagagcctgacctgcctgcagtgcctatccgtagcaatagaacctattacgcccgaagcgttccctgtccacccgtaccgccggactcagcccgtgacataaagtttagatttatattaagccttataatattattacttttactactattaatactattatattattattaaatttctaagcttacagcttTATTTACTGCAAGTTATACATTTTAATCCATTTAATGGAATTGGTTCTATAAGCGATATGTCTAATTATCTACTGGAAGGTAAATTTAGGTTCGGAATGAGAAACAGGTAGTTCCATACAACTATTATCTTATGACGCTGTGACTTGACATCACTCTCCAAGCCAAGGTATAGCAATAACCACGTCTACTCCGAAGGTCGACACTCAAAGCAATCTGGCTGAAAAACACCCGGGCCACCCGTTGAAGCAGTGAAGCCGAGCTCCTCGGGTGTCCTGGAGTAGAGCTTGCAGCGTGCATTACGCCCAATCACATCTCCATTGGCCCAAGCCCCAGTGATAGTCTTGCAGTCAGGGTTTTCAGCACACATCTGGACACAATTCTCGAAAGGGCCCAACGGGATTTCAGAGCCAATAAGGTAGGAATTCGCGGAAGTCGGGAATGTCCCAATTTGTCCGCAAGTGAGACCCTGAGGAGGTGACTTTACAAGAGTGCATGGGGGATCATACTCGACAAGAGCAACATCGTCGATACGTATCTCGGCACCAACCCATGGAGAGGTCGGAACTGAGTTTGTACAGCGCCAGTATAATATCATACGGACGCTGTCGGATACCCTCGACAGGTATTGTCGTCTGGAGTATTCGTTGGTTGGCATGCCAGCAGCATTGAATCTGTAGTATTCAATGAGTGGGCCGAAATAAGTCCAGAATTCGCATGCCGTGTTTGACAATGTACCAAAGTCTGTAAAGGCCCAATGAATAGTCAACATATAAGTTTTCGTGGTGTCGAGACCGGTAATGGTTTGCTGCAAAGGATATATGGGACGACCGGTACCCGTGATGGGGAATTTGACAAGACTGGTATTTGACAGTTAGATACAATTACAAACAAGTAAGCATTGGGGCATACATACGCGTAACGGTTGCCTGAACGAGCATTTCCAGGGTCGTTTGGAATCGTGACGCTTCTACCTATGACCCAAGGGAGTGCATCAGGAGACGGATCATCTTCGAACCCGCCATTATAGAGGCCAATGGGAATTTGTGCTTCTGCTGTGGTGGTTGTGCTTGTAATGGAGGAAGTTGTTGAGTCGGACGACCATGATGTCACAACTGCGCTGTCTAAGGTAGTTGATTCATCGACAATCGATTCGGTCGTCGTAAAAGAGGTTGGAATTGTGGTAGCCGATGATCCATCCCATGTTGTCTCAGATGCTAAAGTCTCTAGAGAGGACTTGTCTGAGGAAGATGCCTCAAGGGTCACAGATGTTGTCTCATCTGTTGCCAGAGTTGAAGCCAAGGTAGTGGAAGTGAATTCGTAAACGAAACTTTGAGTTGGAAACCCAGATCCATTACTTACGTCGTCGTCGGTGGTTGTCGTAGGAACAGCATGAGAAGTGAAGTCTGGTGATAAAGACGCCGAAGAATTCGGCTTACACGGGCTTCCATTGACTCCAAGTGCAGCTATGAAAGCCGTCAGAATTAACTTTGCCGCCATCGCGTTGACTATGATCGGGAATAAAGAGAAGACAATCGGAGAGCTTTGGGGGATGTTTTGGtagactattattattattaagtctGGGGACGCCACGTATTCACGAAAGACACTATTGAAAAGCTTTGCTTGTTTGGGTGATTTATTGAGTAAACTATTGGAACTAGACGAATTATATGGTCTTGGCAACCATTTTTAATTCGCATGTTGGGAAAACATCTGTGAAATGGGCTGATGAAGCAAATTAACAAGCAAAAAAAACATAAGCAAGAGAGAGCTTGGACGTCTCAAAGAGCAATACTCTTTAGTACTTTACAATCCCATAAAACGTAGACACTCATCGAACAGGGTCACTTAACTATTAAATTCTGAACGCGTCTATTCCAGTCATGAATTGCCGCTAGTAGACAACTCTCTGATTGATTTACATTTGCAAGTGTTCACGTAATTGCCAGCCAATGTGAATTAAATAATGAAACAGATTCTATGGATTGGTTTCTCTACTATTTCATAACGGCAGTTGCGTGTGTTCCTCCAGATTAAAGTAAGCCCTTGGACTAGACCAACAGGGTTGATTCCAGGGATACAGGTCTAGAACAGCACATTTCCGGTACTGCATGTAAACGTAACAGTAAATCCATCGTTGGCTTGGTTGCAACAGTTCATGTCGCACCTTTGATGTCAAGATACCCGAATTTGGTCCTGTTTATGGGAGTCAACTCGTTGATCTTAAGACCGTAGTTACACGTGGAGAAGAAACGGGGACAGGAAACTTGAAAGTCTTCAATGCAGAATCTGTTCTAGTCGACCGTTGAGTCATGTACAAGGTTGGTGTTCTAGACTTGGCCAGTGAGGACTCACAGTTGCAATGAACAACGTTGTGATGGAGTCCACTCCGCTTTTGAAGGGTTATCCGACGACTAGTCTAGTTAAATCCAGATTTATAGCCTAAAACTTTATTGAATGCGCCTCTCACGAATGTTTTGCTTATTTTGGATATCATGCAGTTCCAGAAACCAGAAACCAGAAACCAGACTTAATGTTCTTTTATTGTCCTAAAACTCGTCCATGTTTTCTGTGGCGTTTCGGTGTACTTGCCAAGTCCAACATAGTGGCTTTCGGGGATGTCAATCTCTTTTCGTTTACCCCAATCCGTGATACGTGCGGCACAGACAGGAAAAGGGGGAAGCCATCTTTCTATGCATGCAAGAGctggtaaaaaaaaaaaacaggaATATTACTCCTTGAATTAAGTGCTTACTCTCGAATAGCCTACCCCTCGTTTTGACAGAGCCGGAGATGATCAATCCTCCCAATCCTTGTCCTAATCTGATCAGGGATAAGCCATTGACACATgccaagagaagaaaggaaCTCCCATTGACGAGATACGATCCTTGATTCTGTCTAGCGCAGGGGCGAACTTCTCTTGACGACCTTCCAGAATAAGCAGCTAAGCTTGTAGTGAAACACGGGGTATTCAACAAAAAGAGAATTCCTCGTTAAAAACCCTTGCTGGTGACCTATAAGATTGCTGTACACGAGCTCAGCTTTGGGTGAATAGGACTCAAAATCCAGGCAGATTCATCCCTCATGGCGGCGATAAATGACGCTATTCTAAGGTCTTGCCTTGCACAGTTAACCTCCGATGCTACGCTGCATCGTGGAAGCTCTTCCGGGCGTTCCATAATCAACACAACCCCAGAAAACAAGATGAGATATCAAGGGGGCCTCCCTTATATCCCTTCTTCGTGATTGTCATCGAAGCGGGGTCGCGGCGAGCCGTTGAACCTAAaaggcgccccatcttaggattGCGCCCAATGGAATGTCACTTGAGACCAACAGGGCCTTCAAACCACGCGAGACGATGAACGCCAGGGTACTCTGTAGTCTGTCTGTCTAGAGTTTATATAGCCGTTCCCCCGGACCCGCTGATTGTCTTGCTATCTAAGTTTTGTCGATCATAATGAAGTGGGCTTTGCCTTTGTTGCTGGCCTTTGTGCCTTGGACTTTGGCAGATTTTGGGAATACAACCGAGTTGCTCAAGACTCTGCCTAGTTGCTCGGTAAGTTTGTTGCTGCAATAACAAAATGTGATTGCTAACATGTGCAGTCTCCTTGTTACGAAGAATCTTTTGAAAACTCGGGATGTAGAACTACCGATGTAGCTTGCTTATGTGGAGGAGGACAGAAGACTATCAAAACGGCTGAAGGGTGTGCAGCTGAGGCTTGCAATGTCAAAGACAGTTTGAGTAAGCCAACCCAACGGCATAATATACAGGCCAAGCTGACATCTATAGCCACTCTAAACATGACCTACACCTACTGCGATTATCCCGTCCGCGACAAGACACccatcttcatcaacgttacCATCGTCCTCGGTGTCATCTCCGGCGTTTCTATTCTCCTCCGTCTGGGCACAAAATACTTCCTCAGCAATGCTGACTATGGTCTCGATGATCTTTTCATTTGTCTTACACTTCTTATCGGAATGCCGTCAACTGCGATGAATATACATGGGACAGCAGGACACGGAGAGGGCCGTGATATCTGGACGCTCGAGTTTGACCAGATCACTAAATTCGGCTTCTACTTCTGGCTTCTCGAGGTATTCTACTTTGCTCAAGTCTCTTTCCTCAAGACATCGTTGTTGTTCTTTTATCTCCGCATCTTCCCTGGCAAAGCGCAGAAACTTCTTTGGGGAactattacttttaataccGTTTATGGTATTGTCTTTGTTTTCTTGGCTGCCTTTCAGTGCACGCCTGTTAATTATTTCTGGCTTAGCTGGGATGGCGAGCATGAAGGAAAATGGTATGTCTACCGAACCCAAACGAGTGACAATCTGCTAACTGTCTAGTTTCAACATTGCATCCATCGGCTGGGCAAATGCGGCTATCAGTATCATCTTGGACTTTTGGATGCTGGGCATCCCGATGTGGTACATCCGTAAACTCAAGTTGcactggaagaagaagattggtGTTGCCGCCATGTTTGTCGTTGGAACTTTGTGAGTACCTTGACTTTCCACGTATCCGAAACATCATCAGCTAACTTCTCAGTATCACTATCGTGAGCATCATTCGCTTGCAATACATTGTCCACCTTGGATCTTCAACAAATCCAACCTACGACCAAACAGATGTGTCGATCTGGTCAACAGTAGAAATCAACATAGGCATCATATGTGCATCCATGCCCGCTCTTCGAGTCCTTCTCGTCCGCATCTTCCCCGCCCTGGGCGGATCCTCCCACGACTCAAGCAAATACAACAACTACGGCGAAAACTATGGTCGCAAGTCACACGTTCTAAGTCGTAGTCGGGCTGGTCGTGTCGAACTCCCTTCTGAGACAGGGGACTCGGACCACTCTCCTGAGCATGGAGGCATAGAGATGCACAGGACGTTTCAAGTGCAGTATAGTGAGAATGATGAGCAAAGCTTGGTCGATGGGCCGAACAAGTACAATAAGACACAGGTTGTATCGGAGACTAGGAGGTCACGCGATACTAGTGATAATTCAATCTAGATTGATGGAATGATGACATGGTTCATATACAAGCTTGTGTCTATAATAATTGGCTGGGGTTATGATGGTTCGATTTATGTTGGCGAGCTTTATGATGAATAACTAATTACTGTACACAAACCGTGCCATGAGTCCTCAAAACCATTGAATGGAGGCTATCCCAATGTCAACTCCCCTTTTTCTGAGACCATGAGAGTATCCTGTCATTCCCCTGACGAGTCTCCGTGGAGTTGCAGAGCACCTTGTAAGTGTTCTTGCAGGGTTATGTATTTCTTCTGCTTGATTCCATTAACCCATCCAAGTACGTGTCCCCAAACAATGAAATGCCTTTGACTGGCCTCGTTCTCGTCTTGGACCGTCTCAGGGAACGTAACGATGATTCTTCGTCGAGTCATGTTTGCCTTGATGACGGCATGCCCCTCCAACAAAGTATTGATTGACGCCAGATCTGGTACGACGAGCGTCTCGATAGGTGTCAGCGATGGTGGTTCGACTTCGAATGGCCCGACAATACCGGGCTCATACAGGAAAGGATCCAGTTTCTCCCAAGCAACCTCTCGCCTTTTCAAGTCGAGATCTAATTCTGATTCCGATTTCCTGTATGCAAACATTGTGAAGACGGCTTGTGACCGCACAATGTACTGTGAGTTGGGGTCCATTGGAGACTCGGGATTGGGCTCCGCATGTGATATAGTGATAGTAGTTCTTGTTGGCCAAGACGTTTCATTGGCACGACTTTCACAATATTCATCATATGTGCGACTCCGCGACTGCCCTGGTTTCAATCTCGACGAGACTTTCGGAGGCCCCCATGGCCACAAAGGCGCATCTGATCCAAATGGCCTGACTATGGAGTTTTGTATCAGTAGCAGCTACAGTGGAAATATAATCAAACTCACACCATAGCTTCCAAAAGACGTTGTCAACAAGGTACTCGAAATACGCTACAGAGACAGCACGCTGCATCGTGTCATTGTAGAGTATTTTACAGGCTGTCCGGCGGGCTTCAGCTGCATACTCGTCGTAGAGAGAGCTCGCTTGGGGGCGCATGAATTTAAAGTAGGCAGCCAGATGTAGCCGGCGAGAATTCGTGATGTTGGCATCGTAAGGAGTGTAGCTGAGGTCTCGGAAGCATGGACCTGGTTGGTTTTCCGACGTAAAGTCGAGATGACTTTTCACTGGCTTCATCGTCAATAATTCATGAGAGTAATTTATATCTGATGAGATTGAGCAAAAGTTGACTTGTGGCTTTACCAACTTGAAAAATATCTTTTGGCGGTGAccatatcaacatcaatttAAGGCAGGCAGCTTCGCTGGTGTTATCACCTGCTGACGGCCGTCGGCTACCTACAT includes:
- a CDS encoding hypothetical protein (TransMembrane:2 (i87-110o116-134i)); this encodes MTLPARDDSGVFEEFEIHRRYTNSHLRHYFDFLNRHSSEDRLPGLSDRASKETSKILLLKDISTSAIQELKVLENIIEEIIKKEKPLASLVSPDILSCTVFCLAVAFALPNSPLSVAFKTGTFAGSTFLTIRLIRKYLQRRQLVPLQRVDFICILQDLRLENHPTKVPLQHKVRGLIRAFKNGTIRYRDLDEA
- a CDS encoding hypothetical protein (SECRETED:SignalP(1-18)), which gives rise to MAAKLILTAFIAALGVNGSPCKPNSSASLSPDFTSHAVPTTTTDDDVSNGSGFPTQSFVYEFTSTTLASTLATDETTSVTLEASSSDKSSLETLASETTWDGSSATTIPTSFTTTESIVDESTTLDSAVVTSWSSDSTTSSITSTTTTAEAQIPIGLYNGGFEDDPSPDALPWVIGRSVTIPNDPGNARSGNRYALVKFPITGTGRPIYPLQQTITGLDTTKTYMLTIHWAFTDFGTLSNTACEFWTYFGPLIEYYRFNAAGMPTNEYSRRQYLSRVSDSVRMILYWRCTNSVPTSPWVGAEIRIDDVALVEYDPPCTLVKSPPQGLTCGQIGTFPTSANSYLIGSEIPLGPFENCVQMCAENPDCKTITGAWANGDVIGRNARCKLYSRTPEELGFTASTGGPGVFQPDCFECRPSE
- a CDS encoding hypothetical protein (SECRETED:SignalP(1-17)~TransMembrane:7 (n4-12c17/18o99-119i131-152o177-200i212-234o254-281i293-313o333-356i)); amino-acid sequence: MKWALPLLLAFVPWTLADFGNTTELLKTLPSCSSPCYEESFENSGCRTTDVACLCGGGQKTIKTAEGCAAEACNVKDSLTTLNMTYTYCDYPVRDKTPIFINVTIVLGVISGVSILLRLGTKYFLSNADYGLDDLFICLTLLIGMPSTAMNIHGTAGHGEGRDIWTLEFDQITKFGFYFWLLEVFYFAQVSFLKTSLLFFYLRIFPGKAQKLLWGTITFNTVYGIVFVFLAAFQCTPVNYFWLSWDGEHEGKCFNIASIGWANAAISIILDFWMLGIPMWYIRKLKLHWKKKIGVAAMFVVGTFITIVSIIRLQYIVHLGSSTNPTYDQTDVSIWSTVEINIGIICASMPALRVLLVRIFPALGGSSHDSSKYNNYGENYGRKSHVLSRSRAGRVELPSETGDSDHSPEHGGIEMHRTFQVQYSENDEQSLVDGPNKYNKTQVVSETRRSRDTSDNSI